TCGGCTGCTGCTGATATATCTGCATTGCGTAATACGAGTTGAACCGGAAGAAGTCGGCAAGCTCTGCCGCCGAATCAATTTCCGCCTGGAATGGATTCTTGCTCTGACCCAGCATTGTAGAGGCATTTAGAATATATCTCCATTCTGTTAATGCAAGAAGATCAGCTGCTTTAAGAAATACTGATACTCGATCCTGCCAGTCCATTCTCGACCAGGCTTTATGAGCTTCCATTGCCGAGTCGATTGCCATTTTAACTTCTTTCTCTCCAACCTTATGATATTTGGCGAGCACATGTTTGTGGTCGTGAGGCATTACACAATTGTCGGTATCGCCGGTTCTGATTTCCTTTCCGCCGATAATAATCGGAATATCGATCTGCTGATTAGCCAATTCATCCAATTTTGATTTGAGCGCTGCCTTTTCGGGAGATCCCGGTGCATAATTTTTTACTGGTTCGTTCGGTGGTAATGGTACATTGAAGATTGCGTTTGCCATATCTGATCCTTTTTTCTGTTTGCAATAAATCGGTTTTTTAGGTAGGTAAAATTAGGAAAAATAACCGGTGCGAAACCAAAAAATCGAAGCCGGATTATTAAGAGGAAATTTATAAATCCGGCATTATTCGAGGTAATTCTGCACAATGTTAGGAAATTTTTAATTCGGGCTGTTTAACCTTTTTTGTGAAGTACCTCTTTGAGGGAATGAATAAAAAGGTCGATCATCTTTTCATTTGAATTATAACCCATTAATCCGATGCGCCATACCTTCCCTGCCAGTTCACCGAGCCCCGCCCCTATTTCGATATTGAATTTATTTAGAAGGTTGGTTCTAATAACGGCTTCATCAATACCATCAGGAATTTTTATTGTTAGAAGATTCGGGATTCTTTCATTATCAGGAACTAGGGGTTCAAGACCCAGCTCCTTTAATTTCAAAATCAGTTTTACACTGTTTTCTTTATGACGCCTCCACGAGTTTTCGATCCCTTCCTCTTTAAGAAGAAGAAGAGCTTCATGAAGACCGTAGAACTGATTGCTCGGTGCTGTATGGTGATATGCTCTTTTACCCGGCCCGTTCCAGTAAGCTAAGAGAAGATTCAGGTCGTTGAACCAGCTTTGGACCGGTATCTTTCTATTCGTAATCCGCTCCACGGCTTGAGGGCTGAAAGTAACCGGCGACATTCCGGCAACGCACGATAATCCTTTTTGAGAACATGAATACGCAGCGTCGATCTTCCATTTATCAATCTGAACTTCAACTGCTCCAAGCGAAGTTACGGTATCAGCAACAACAAGGGCTCCATACCTGTGTGCAATTTCTGAGAGTGTTTTTATATCCGATAAAGCGCCGGTTGATGTTTCGGCATGAACAAATGCAACAACCTTTGTATCAGGATTCAGTTTCAATGATTCCTCAAGTTTCTGAGGATCAATTGCGCGGCCCCAGGTTTCCTTAACTATCCGAACATGTCCGCCGATTTTTTCAACTATCTGTGTTATTCTGTTAGCGAAGTAACCGCCAACGCAGACAATAACTTTATCACCCGGTTCTATCAGGTTTACCAGGCATGCCTCCATGCCGAGCGATCCCGGACCGGATAATACAAACGTTTCTTCGTTTCCGGTTTGGAATGTATATCTTAACAATCCTTTTATATCATCCATCAAGCCGATGAACTGCGGATCGAGATGACCGAGCGCGGGTTTCGATAATGCTTTCAGGACTTTTGGATTGACGTTTGAAGGGCCGGGCCCCATTAAAATTCTGTTTAACGGTGTAAATGAATGTTCCATCAGTTATTCCTTATCAATAAAAATTTTTTAATTGAATACCGGACGCAATACCGCTGACTTAAAATTAACTACTACCGAAGCAGATTTTAATCCTTCCGAACGGGCTGTTAAAACTATTTCTCCGGCACTTTTTGTAGATTGTACAATAACCTGACATTTACCGTTGAATAAACTCCTTTTATATTTCCCGTTGAGGAATTTATCCGCTTCGTGACTGCTCGGATTCCCGTTTCCAACACCAATAATTTTCCCGTTACCTGTTATTTCGAAAATAAGCGATTCATTAGCTGTAGGTACTTCGTTGCCGTCCTTATCAACCGCTGATATATTAATTACAGAAATGTCCTCTCCGTCCGCATTAATTGTTTTTCTATCGGGAGTC
This Melioribacteraceae bacterium DNA region includes the following protein-coding sequences:
- a CDS encoding alanine--glyoxylate aminotransferase family protein, with the translated sequence MEHSFTPLNRILMGPGPSNVNPKVLKALSKPALGHLDPQFIGLMDDIKGLLRYTFQTGNEETFVLSGPGSLGMEACLVNLIEPGDKVIVCVGGYFANRITQIVEKIGGHVRIVKETWGRAIDPQKLEESLKLNPDTKVVAFVHAETSTGALSDIKTLSEIAHRYGALVVADTVTSLGAVEVQIDKWKIDAAYSCSQKGLSCVAGMSPVTFSPQAVERITNRKIPVQSWFNDLNLLLAYWNGPGKRAYHHTAPSNQFYGLHEALLLLKEEGIENSWRRHKENSVKLILKLKELGLEPLVPDNERIPNLLTIKIPDGIDEAVIRTNLLNKFNIEIGAGLGELAGKVWRIGLMGYNSNEKMIDLFIHSLKEVLHKKG